A genomic region of Seriola aureovittata isolate HTS-2021-v1 ecotype China chromosome 21, ASM2101889v1, whole genome shotgun sequence contains the following coding sequences:
- the tepsin gene encoding AP-4 complex accessory subunit Tepsin isoform X3: MATFMERLAFLQKVPTLMKATADDENPCPGYLFQEIGKITHESSGCGQCLLEYLLERLQVESCHVKLKVLKIFVHLCGHGSNHFLTELRRNSTFIQQASVYSGPPDPIHGTALYQKVRNTAQEVARLLFTDTISTKSGISPLNLAPPTMGMGSATSHRSGMQGFGYSPGKQGTAGSDSILDKIQKAAEVVASAVLPPTEHQGIRLHDNHYRAVVAPSAPIEVAVPACAYNLPARRPKVTHWCPGQVGGGWEETDSGNSSSHNSSQDIAANSRASVGSKSAGTGSQSGASRESSGDLSERVEALQLGDCGQEMALISRLTEGSRVFLSREESQHFIKECSILNCEVVVELLSSKLQDPSNTVKMRALCAVACLMTSDLLSLEQMFGATQRRLHQLSEGPPGPVANKATKILRQFEALMGGPLNTPRQDTANSSHQATTNPPPTSTYSDPLLPTQSADSTNLNHYQPDASPIGVSQLPNHTSSPSSLVLAQRDSSGEPVNDCDEMKHAPIQPEPVRTAEVTLAVEDPDVRNRGSPPPSESQSEQPCLSRLSLFNGMELVSKGRALCDRERETSQAETDTMDDDLKENPAVHNSDNPVHSTPPGTSKTSENAPSESGQPVSAFSFLKF; the protein is encoded by the exons ATGGCAACATTTATGGAACGACTAGCTTTTCTTCAGAAA GTGCCGACTCTGATGAAGGCTACAGCAGATGATGAAAACCCCTGTCCTGGCTACCTTTTCCAAGAGATTGGAA AAATTACCCATGAGTCTTCAGGTTGTGGTCAGTGTTTGTTGGAGTACCTTTTGGAGAGGCTGCAAGTTGAGTCCTGTCATGTCAAACTCAAG GTGCTCAAGATCTTTGTCCATCTCTGTGGCCATGGTTCAAACCATTTCCTCACAGAACTTAGAAGGAACTCCACTTTCATCCAGCAAGCATCAG TTTATAGTGGTCCACCTGATCCCATTCATGGCACAGCATTATACCAGAAAGTGAGGAATACAGCACAG GAAGTGGCCAGGTTGCTTTTCACAGATACAATTTCCACCAAAAGTGGCATCTCCCCGCTTAACCTAGCCCCCCCAACAATGG GTATGGGCTCAGCAACTTCCCACAGGTCAGGAATGCAGGGCTTTGGATACAGTCCAGGGAAGCAGGGGACAG CAGGTAGTGACTCAATATTGGATAAGATCCAGAAAGCTGCAGAGGTAGTAGCCAGTGCTGTCCTTCCGCCAACTGAACACCAGGGCATTCGTCTCCATGACAACCATTACAGGGCCGTAGTGGCGCCTTCTGCACCCATCGAGGTGGCCGTGCCAGCGTGTGCCTATAACCTGCCTGCTCGCAGACCAAAAG TGACCCATTGGTGCCCGGGGCAGGTAGGAGGCGGCTGGGAAGAGACCGACAGCGGCAACAGCTCCTCTCACAACTCTTCTCAGGACATTGCGGCCAACAGCAGAGCCTCTGTGGGCAGCAAGTCAGCCGGTACTGGGAGCCAATCGGGGGCCAGTAGAGAGAGCAGTGGCGACCTATCAGAACG GGTTGAAGCCCTGCAGCTGGGGGACTGTGGCCAGGAGATGGCTCTCATCAGCAGACTGACAGAGGGCTCCAGAGTTTTCCTGTCCAGAGAGGAGAGCCAGCACTTCATCAAAGA GTGCTCCATTCTTAACTGTGAGGTTGTGGTGGAGTTGCTGTCAAGCAAGCTTCAAGATCCCTCAAACACTGTTAAGATG CGAGCACTATGTGCTGTCGCATGCctcatgacctctgacctgcttTCTCTTGAGCAAATGTTTGGAGCTACACAAAGACGGCTGCATCAGCTGAGTGAGGGGCCCCCAGGACCTGTGGCAAACAAAGCCACCAAg ATTTTGCGACAGTTTGAGGCTCTGATGGGCGGACCTTTGAACACTCCCAGGCAGGATACTGCGAACAGTAGCCACCAGGCAACTACTAATCCGCCTCCCACATCTACATACTCAGACCCTTTACTACCAACCCAGTCTGCTGACAGCACCAACCTCAATCATTATCAGCCTGACGCTTCCCCCATAGGTGTCAGCCAACTACCAAATCACACATCTTCCCCTTCTAGTCTGGTCTTGGCCCAGAGAGACTCCTCGGGGGAGCCGGTGAATGACTGTGATGAGATGAAACATGCTCCCATTCAACCAGAGCCAGTCAGGACTGCTGAGGTTACACTGGCTGTTGAAGATCCAGATGTCAGAAACCGAGgttcccctcctccctctgagtCCCAGAGTGAGCAGCCCTGTCTGAGCAGATTGTCTCTGTTCAACGGGATGGAGCTGGTGTCCAAGGGGAGAGCGTTGTGTGACAGGGAAAGAGAAACATCCCAGGCAGAAACAGACACAATGGACGATGATTTAAAAGAGAATCCAGCTGTGCATAACTCTGACAATCCAGTGCATTCAACTCCCCCTGGCACCAGTAAAACCAGTGAGAACGCTCCTTCTGAGAGCGGCCAACCAGTATCGGCCTTCTCATTTCTCAAATTTTGA
- the tepsin gene encoding AP-4 complex accessory subunit Tepsin isoform X4, whose amino-acid sequence MATFMERLAFLQKVPTLMKATADDENPCPGYLFQEIGKITHESSGCGQCLLEYLLERLQVESCHVKLKVLKIFVHLCGHGSNHFLTELRRNSTFIQQASVYSGPPDPIHGTALYQKVRNTAQEVARLLFTDTISTKSGISPLNLAPPTMGMGSATSHRSGMQGFGYSPGKQGTGSDSILDKIQKAAEVVASAVLPPTEHQGIRLHDNHYRAVVAPSAPIEVAVPACAYNLPARRPKVTHWCPGQVGGGWEETDSGNSSSHNSSQDIAANSRASVGSKSAGTGSQSGASRESSGDLSERVEALQLGDCGQEMALISRLTEGSRVFLSREESQHFIKECSILNCEVVVELLSSKLQDPSNTVKMRALCAVACLMTSDLLSLEQMFGATQRRLHQLSEGPPGPVANKATKILRQFEALMGGPLNTPRQDTANSSHQATTNPPPTSTYSDPLLPTQSADSTNLNHYQPDASPIGVSQLPNHTSSPSSLVLAQRDSSGEPVNDCDEMKHAPIQPEPVRTAEVTLAVEDPDVRNRGSPPPSESQSEQPCLSRLSLFNGMELVSKGRALCDRERETSQAETDTMDDDLKENPAVHNSDNPVHSTPPGTSKTSENAPSESGQPVSAFSFLKF is encoded by the exons ATGGCAACATTTATGGAACGACTAGCTTTTCTTCAGAAA GTGCCGACTCTGATGAAGGCTACAGCAGATGATGAAAACCCCTGTCCTGGCTACCTTTTCCAAGAGATTGGAA AAATTACCCATGAGTCTTCAGGTTGTGGTCAGTGTTTGTTGGAGTACCTTTTGGAGAGGCTGCAAGTTGAGTCCTGTCATGTCAAACTCAAG GTGCTCAAGATCTTTGTCCATCTCTGTGGCCATGGTTCAAACCATTTCCTCACAGAACTTAGAAGGAACTCCACTTTCATCCAGCAAGCATCAG TTTATAGTGGTCCACCTGATCCCATTCATGGCACAGCATTATACCAGAAAGTGAGGAATACAGCACAG GAAGTGGCCAGGTTGCTTTTCACAGATACAATTTCCACCAAAAGTGGCATCTCCCCGCTTAACCTAGCCCCCCCAACAATGG GTATGGGCTCAGCAACTTCCCACAGGTCAGGAATGCAGGGCTTTGGATACAGTCCAGGGAAGCAGGGGACAG GTAGTGACTCAATATTGGATAAGATCCAGAAAGCTGCAGAGGTAGTAGCCAGTGCTGTCCTTCCGCCAACTGAACACCAGGGCATTCGTCTCCATGACAACCATTACAGGGCCGTAGTGGCGCCTTCTGCACCCATCGAGGTGGCCGTGCCAGCGTGTGCCTATAACCTGCCTGCTCGCAGACCAAAAG TGACCCATTGGTGCCCGGGGCAGGTAGGAGGCGGCTGGGAAGAGACCGACAGCGGCAACAGCTCCTCTCACAACTCTTCTCAGGACATTGCGGCCAACAGCAGAGCCTCTGTGGGCAGCAAGTCAGCCGGTACTGGGAGCCAATCGGGGGCCAGTAGAGAGAGCAGTGGCGACCTATCAGAACG GGTTGAAGCCCTGCAGCTGGGGGACTGTGGCCAGGAGATGGCTCTCATCAGCAGACTGACAGAGGGCTCCAGAGTTTTCCTGTCCAGAGAGGAGAGCCAGCACTTCATCAAAGA GTGCTCCATTCTTAACTGTGAGGTTGTGGTGGAGTTGCTGTCAAGCAAGCTTCAAGATCCCTCAAACACTGTTAAGATG CGAGCACTATGTGCTGTCGCATGCctcatgacctctgacctgcttTCTCTTGAGCAAATGTTTGGAGCTACACAAAGACGGCTGCATCAGCTGAGTGAGGGGCCCCCAGGACCTGTGGCAAACAAAGCCACCAAg ATTTTGCGACAGTTTGAGGCTCTGATGGGCGGACCTTTGAACACTCCCAGGCAGGATACTGCGAACAGTAGCCACCAGGCAACTACTAATCCGCCTCCCACATCTACATACTCAGACCCTTTACTACCAACCCAGTCTGCTGACAGCACCAACCTCAATCATTATCAGCCTGACGCTTCCCCCATAGGTGTCAGCCAACTACCAAATCACACATCTTCCCCTTCTAGTCTGGTCTTGGCCCAGAGAGACTCCTCGGGGGAGCCGGTGAATGACTGTGATGAGATGAAACATGCTCCCATTCAACCAGAGCCAGTCAGGACTGCTGAGGTTACACTGGCTGTTGAAGATCCAGATGTCAGAAACCGAGgttcccctcctccctctgagtCCCAGAGTGAGCAGCCCTGTCTGAGCAGATTGTCTCTGTTCAACGGGATGGAGCTGGTGTCCAAGGGGAGAGCGTTGTGTGACAGGGAAAGAGAAACATCCCAGGCAGAAACAGACACAATGGACGATGATTTAAAAGAGAATCCAGCTGTGCATAACTCTGACAATCCAGTGCATTCAACTCCCCCTGGCACCAGTAAAACCAGTGAGAACGCTCCTTCTGAGAGCGGCCAACCAGTATCGGCCTTCTCATTTCTCAAATTTTGA
- the si:dkey-21c1.1 gene encoding protein FAM104A yields MLTDNRKRHRSCDSEEDQQLSPQAKRSGGGPSLLVSDLDSESSSSDSSNGISSPERAIVVTTRPCIHSQNNCISQYSLSPKLEDSASSLQHGFHGNGSSVSYDYINRVLREAHFSSLQTRGRPGST; encoded by the exons ATGCTGACTGACAACAG GAAGCGACATCGTAGTTGTGACAGTGAGGAAGACCAACAGCTGAGTCCTCAGGCCAAGAGGTCAGGAGGGGGTCCCAGCCTGCTTGTGTCAGATTTGGACTCAGAG TCTtccagcagtgacagcagtaATGGGATCAGTAGTCCAGAGAGAGCAATAGTGGTCACTACCAGGCCATGCATACACAGCCAGAACAACTGCATCAGCCAGTACTCCCTCAGTCCAAAGCTTGAAGACTCTGCCAGCTCCTTGCAGCatggtttccatggcaacggcagcaGTGTCTCCTACGACTACAtcaacagagtcctgagggAGGCGCACTTCAGCAGTCTGCAGACCAGAGGGCGTCCAGGCTCGACAtga
- the tepsin gene encoding AP-4 complex accessory subunit Tepsin isoform X2, with the protein MATFMERLAFLQKVPTLMKATADDENPCPGYLFQEIGKITHESSGCGQCLLEYLLERLQVESCHVKLKVLKIFVHLCGHGSNHFLTELRRNSTFIQQASVYSGPPDPIHGTALYQKVRNTAQEVARLLFTDTISTKSGISPLNLAPPTMGMGSATSHRSGMQGFGYSPGKQGTGSDSILDKIQKAAEVVASAVLPPTEHQGIRLHDNHYRAVVAPSAPIEVAVPACAYNLPARRPKAVTHWCPGQVGGGWEETDSGNSSSHNSSQDIAANSRASVGSKSAGTGSQSGASRESSGDLSERVEALQLGDCGQEMALISRLTEGSRVFLSREESQHFIKECSILNCEVVVELLSSKLQDPSNTVKMRALCAVACLMTSDLLSLEQMFGATQRRLHQLSEGPPGPVANKATKILRQFEALMGGPLNTPRQDTANSSHQATTNPPPTSTYSDPLLPTQSADSTNLNHYQPDASPIGVSQLPNHTSSPSSLVLAQRDSSGEPVNDCDEMKHAPIQPEPVRTAEVTLAVEDPDVRNRGSPPPSESQSEQPCLSRLSLFNGMELVSKGRALCDRERETSQAETDTMDDDLKENPAVHNSDNPVHSTPPGTSKTSENAPSESGQPVSAFSFLKF; encoded by the exons ATGGCAACATTTATGGAACGACTAGCTTTTCTTCAGAAA GTGCCGACTCTGATGAAGGCTACAGCAGATGATGAAAACCCCTGTCCTGGCTACCTTTTCCAAGAGATTGGAA AAATTACCCATGAGTCTTCAGGTTGTGGTCAGTGTTTGTTGGAGTACCTTTTGGAGAGGCTGCAAGTTGAGTCCTGTCATGTCAAACTCAAG GTGCTCAAGATCTTTGTCCATCTCTGTGGCCATGGTTCAAACCATTTCCTCACAGAACTTAGAAGGAACTCCACTTTCATCCAGCAAGCATCAG TTTATAGTGGTCCACCTGATCCCATTCATGGCACAGCATTATACCAGAAAGTGAGGAATACAGCACAG GAAGTGGCCAGGTTGCTTTTCACAGATACAATTTCCACCAAAAGTGGCATCTCCCCGCTTAACCTAGCCCCCCCAACAATGG GTATGGGCTCAGCAACTTCCCACAGGTCAGGAATGCAGGGCTTTGGATACAGTCCAGGGAAGCAGGGGACAG GTAGTGACTCAATATTGGATAAGATCCAGAAAGCTGCAGAGGTAGTAGCCAGTGCTGTCCTTCCGCCAACTGAACACCAGGGCATTCGTCTCCATGACAACCATTACAGGGCCGTAGTGGCGCCTTCTGCACCCATCGAGGTGGCCGTGCCAGCGTGTGCCTATAACCTGCCTGCTCGCAGACCAAAAG CAGTGACCCATTGGTGCCCGGGGCAGGTAGGAGGCGGCTGGGAAGAGACCGACAGCGGCAACAGCTCCTCTCACAACTCTTCTCAGGACATTGCGGCCAACAGCAGAGCCTCTGTGGGCAGCAAGTCAGCCGGTACTGGGAGCCAATCGGGGGCCAGTAGAGAGAGCAGTGGCGACCTATCAGAACG GGTTGAAGCCCTGCAGCTGGGGGACTGTGGCCAGGAGATGGCTCTCATCAGCAGACTGACAGAGGGCTCCAGAGTTTTCCTGTCCAGAGAGGAGAGCCAGCACTTCATCAAAGA GTGCTCCATTCTTAACTGTGAGGTTGTGGTGGAGTTGCTGTCAAGCAAGCTTCAAGATCCCTCAAACACTGTTAAGATG CGAGCACTATGTGCTGTCGCATGCctcatgacctctgacctgcttTCTCTTGAGCAAATGTTTGGAGCTACACAAAGACGGCTGCATCAGCTGAGTGAGGGGCCCCCAGGACCTGTGGCAAACAAAGCCACCAAg ATTTTGCGACAGTTTGAGGCTCTGATGGGCGGACCTTTGAACACTCCCAGGCAGGATACTGCGAACAGTAGCCACCAGGCAACTACTAATCCGCCTCCCACATCTACATACTCAGACCCTTTACTACCAACCCAGTCTGCTGACAGCACCAACCTCAATCATTATCAGCCTGACGCTTCCCCCATAGGTGTCAGCCAACTACCAAATCACACATCTTCCCCTTCTAGTCTGGTCTTGGCCCAGAGAGACTCCTCGGGGGAGCCGGTGAATGACTGTGATGAGATGAAACATGCTCCCATTCAACCAGAGCCAGTCAGGACTGCTGAGGTTACACTGGCTGTTGAAGATCCAGATGTCAGAAACCGAGgttcccctcctccctctgagtCCCAGAGTGAGCAGCCCTGTCTGAGCAGATTGTCTCTGTTCAACGGGATGGAGCTGGTGTCCAAGGGGAGAGCGTTGTGTGACAGGGAAAGAGAAACATCCCAGGCAGAAACAGACACAATGGACGATGATTTAAAAGAGAATCCAGCTGTGCATAACTCTGACAATCCAGTGCATTCAACTCCCCCTGGCACCAGTAAAACCAGTGAGAACGCTCCTTCTGAGAGCGGCCAACCAGTATCGGCCTTCTCATTTCTCAAATTTTGA
- the tepsin gene encoding AP-4 complex accessory subunit Tepsin isoform X1: MATFMERLAFLQKVPTLMKATADDENPCPGYLFQEIGKITHESSGCGQCLLEYLLERLQVESCHVKLKVLKIFVHLCGHGSNHFLTELRRNSTFIQQASVYSGPPDPIHGTALYQKVRNTAQEVARLLFTDTISTKSGISPLNLAPPTMGMGSATSHRSGMQGFGYSPGKQGTAGSDSILDKIQKAAEVVASAVLPPTEHQGIRLHDNHYRAVVAPSAPIEVAVPACAYNLPARRPKAVTHWCPGQVGGGWEETDSGNSSSHNSSQDIAANSRASVGSKSAGTGSQSGASRESSGDLSERVEALQLGDCGQEMALISRLTEGSRVFLSREESQHFIKECSILNCEVVVELLSSKLQDPSNTVKMRALCAVACLMTSDLLSLEQMFGATQRRLHQLSEGPPGPVANKATKILRQFEALMGGPLNTPRQDTANSSHQATTNPPPTSTYSDPLLPTQSADSTNLNHYQPDASPIGVSQLPNHTSSPSSLVLAQRDSSGEPVNDCDEMKHAPIQPEPVRTAEVTLAVEDPDVRNRGSPPPSESQSEQPCLSRLSLFNGMELVSKGRALCDRERETSQAETDTMDDDLKENPAVHNSDNPVHSTPPGTSKTSENAPSESGQPVSAFSFLKF, from the exons ATGGCAACATTTATGGAACGACTAGCTTTTCTTCAGAAA GTGCCGACTCTGATGAAGGCTACAGCAGATGATGAAAACCCCTGTCCTGGCTACCTTTTCCAAGAGATTGGAA AAATTACCCATGAGTCTTCAGGTTGTGGTCAGTGTTTGTTGGAGTACCTTTTGGAGAGGCTGCAAGTTGAGTCCTGTCATGTCAAACTCAAG GTGCTCAAGATCTTTGTCCATCTCTGTGGCCATGGTTCAAACCATTTCCTCACAGAACTTAGAAGGAACTCCACTTTCATCCAGCAAGCATCAG TTTATAGTGGTCCACCTGATCCCATTCATGGCACAGCATTATACCAGAAAGTGAGGAATACAGCACAG GAAGTGGCCAGGTTGCTTTTCACAGATACAATTTCCACCAAAAGTGGCATCTCCCCGCTTAACCTAGCCCCCCCAACAATGG GTATGGGCTCAGCAACTTCCCACAGGTCAGGAATGCAGGGCTTTGGATACAGTCCAGGGAAGCAGGGGACAG CAGGTAGTGACTCAATATTGGATAAGATCCAGAAAGCTGCAGAGGTAGTAGCCAGTGCTGTCCTTCCGCCAACTGAACACCAGGGCATTCGTCTCCATGACAACCATTACAGGGCCGTAGTGGCGCCTTCTGCACCCATCGAGGTGGCCGTGCCAGCGTGTGCCTATAACCTGCCTGCTCGCAGACCAAAAG CAGTGACCCATTGGTGCCCGGGGCAGGTAGGAGGCGGCTGGGAAGAGACCGACAGCGGCAACAGCTCCTCTCACAACTCTTCTCAGGACATTGCGGCCAACAGCAGAGCCTCTGTGGGCAGCAAGTCAGCCGGTACTGGGAGCCAATCGGGGGCCAGTAGAGAGAGCAGTGGCGACCTATCAGAACG GGTTGAAGCCCTGCAGCTGGGGGACTGTGGCCAGGAGATGGCTCTCATCAGCAGACTGACAGAGGGCTCCAGAGTTTTCCTGTCCAGAGAGGAGAGCCAGCACTTCATCAAAGA GTGCTCCATTCTTAACTGTGAGGTTGTGGTGGAGTTGCTGTCAAGCAAGCTTCAAGATCCCTCAAACACTGTTAAGATG CGAGCACTATGTGCTGTCGCATGCctcatgacctctgacctgcttTCTCTTGAGCAAATGTTTGGAGCTACACAAAGACGGCTGCATCAGCTGAGTGAGGGGCCCCCAGGACCTGTGGCAAACAAAGCCACCAAg ATTTTGCGACAGTTTGAGGCTCTGATGGGCGGACCTTTGAACACTCCCAGGCAGGATACTGCGAACAGTAGCCACCAGGCAACTACTAATCCGCCTCCCACATCTACATACTCAGACCCTTTACTACCAACCCAGTCTGCTGACAGCACCAACCTCAATCATTATCAGCCTGACGCTTCCCCCATAGGTGTCAGCCAACTACCAAATCACACATCTTCCCCTTCTAGTCTGGTCTTGGCCCAGAGAGACTCCTCGGGGGAGCCGGTGAATGACTGTGATGAGATGAAACATGCTCCCATTCAACCAGAGCCAGTCAGGACTGCTGAGGTTACACTGGCTGTTGAAGATCCAGATGTCAGAAACCGAGgttcccctcctccctctgagtCCCAGAGTGAGCAGCCCTGTCTGAGCAGATTGTCTCTGTTCAACGGGATGGAGCTGGTGTCCAAGGGGAGAGCGTTGTGTGACAGGGAAAGAGAAACATCCCAGGCAGAAACAGACACAATGGACGATGATTTAAAAGAGAATCCAGCTGTGCATAACTCTGACAATCCAGTGCATTCAACTCCCCCTGGCACCAGTAAAACCAGTGAGAACGCTCCTTCTGAGAGCGGCCAACCAGTATCGGCCTTCTCATTTCTCAAATTTTGA
- the LOC130161923 gene encoding archaemetzincin-2 — protein MKVIQHSEQTLQTALVSDHQGLAKVYREYTKEERRLLEEGFHPGEPGSLFQPITVHSDSDWIPAHPEEPQDFESFYRDPYRKTPNASHNTIYIQTIGSFGEAGVQTDQYVEWLRQYSQAFFYGLSVKLLPAVTVAETGCSFRVNSNTHNLQILTGDLLRFLGNKKPKDAFCIVGITMIDLYPKDSWNFVFGQASLSMGMGVFSFARYDDSFYSRNYAGRLRKRLQLKQGDYSVFDRYYTPPISSTLLLRSCKTMTHEIGHMFGIRHCQWLNCIMQGSNHLEESDRRPLDFCPICLRKLQVSVGFKIGERYKALLHWMEEDQRQTPRAGEAVAHQSELYLPKPTGAFHASKLWLCRCLDILEKR, from the exons ATGAAGGTGATCCAGCACTCTGAACAGACACTGCAAACAGCTTTGGTCTCTGATCATCAGGGCTTGGCTAAAGTTTACAGAGAGTACACAAAAGAAGAAAGGCGTCTTCTAGAGGAAGGATTCCACCCCGGGGAGCCAGGTTCCCTTTTCCAACCCATCACAGTGCACTCTGACTCAGACTGGATCCCTGCTCACCCTGAGGAGCCTCAAGACTTTGAGAGCTTCTACAGAGACCCTTACCGGAAGACTCCCAATGCGAGTCACAACACTATTTATATTCAAACCATAG GTTCCTTTGGAGAGGCAGGGGTCCAAACAGACCAGTATGTGGAGTGGCTCAGACAATATAGCCAGGCCTTCTTCTATGGACTTTCTGTGAAGTTGCTCCCAGCAGTTACTGTGGCTGAAACGGGATGCTCTTTCAGAGttaacagtaacacacacaaccTTCAGATTCTCACTG GTGACCTGCTACGATTTCTGGGCAACAAGAAACCAAAAGATGCTTTTTGTATTGTTGGAATCACAATGATTGACCTGTACCCCAAGGACTCCTGGAACTTTGTCTTTGGACAGGCTTCTCTCAGCATGG GAATGGGTGTTTTCAGCTTCGCCAGGTATGATGACAGCTTCTACAGCAGAAATTATGCAGGGAGGCTGAGGAAACGGCTTCAGCTGAAGCAGGGGGACTACTCTGTGTTTGACAGATATTACACTCCCCCCATCTCCAGCACTCTGCTGCTTCGATCATGCAAG ACAATGACGCATGAGATTGGCCATATGTTTGGAATAAGGCATTGCCAGTGGCTGAACTGTATCATGCAGGGTTCCAACCATCTAGAGGAGTCTGACCGTAGGCCTCTGGATTTTTGTCCCATCTGCCTTCGCAAGCTTCAGGTTTCAGTCGGCTTCAAAATAGGTGAAAGatacaag GCCTTATTGCACTGGATGGAGGAGGATCAGAGACAAACACCCAGAGCAGGGGAGGCGGTTGCTCATCAGTCTGAACTCTACCTTCCCAAACCCACCGGAGCCTTTCATGCATCCAAACTTTGGCTCTGCAGGTGCCTTGACATACTGGAAAAAAGGTGA